Proteins encoded together in one Astatotilapia calliptera chromosome 7, fAstCal1.2, whole genome shotgun sequence window:
- the chmp1a gene encoding charged multivesicular body protein 1a yields the protein MDETLFQLKFTSKQLERLAKKAEKDSEKEQAKVKKALQQKNVECARVYAENAIRKKNEGLNWLRMASRVDAVASKVQTAVTMKGVTKSMGQVTKALDKALNSMDLQKVSAVMDKFESQVQNLDVHTSVMEDSMSSAMTLTTPQEQVDDLIHQIAEQNGLEVMDQLNQLPAGATSVGAESSRSQDKEDQLSRRLAALRN from the exons ATGGATG AAACACTCTTTCAGTTAAAG TTCACTTCCAAGCAGCTGGAGAGGCTGGCCAAGAAGGCAGAGAAGGATTCTGAAAAAGAGCAGGCAAAGGTCAAGAAG GCTTTGCAACAGAAAAATGTGGAATGTGCCAGAGTTTACGCGGAGAATGCCATCAGGAAAAAGAACGAAGGCCTTAACTGGCTGCGCATGGCGTCTCGAGTCGATGCCGTGGCCTCTAAAGTCCAGACCGCTGTTACCATGAAAGGC GTGACCAAAAGCATGGGTCAGGTCACCAAGGCGCTGGACAAAGCTCTGAACTCCATGGATCTCCAGAAGGTCTCTGCAGTCATGGATAAGTTTGAAAGCCAAGTCCAGAACCTCGATGTCCACACCTCA GTCATGGAGGATTCCATGAGCTCAGCAATGACGCTGACCACGCCTCAGGAGCAGGTGGATGACCTGATCCACCAAATAGCAGAACAGAACGGCCTGGAGGTGATGGACCAGCTCAACCAGCTGCCTGCCGGGGCTACCTCAGTGGGCGCAGAGAGCTCACGGAGCCAGGATAAGGAGGACCAGCTGTCTCGACG GTTGGCGGCTCTACGGAACTAA